Proteins encoded within one genomic window of Thermococcus sp. MV5:
- a CDS encoding dihydropteroate synthase-like protein — MKILLVTGKIAEPLVRQYGKGCDVFVCPVSVAAFLTPRMIINYLKQAKIKNYDLIMVPGLIKGSTQEIEEALGIPTFKGPKYAYDIPQTLKALRNGFKLSKETPADELFQIDALKRVEDIKNKTKNKNYIEKALKKPYNFLVGNLPVGLDFPQRIVAEIVDAPKLDLNKIVEKAIYYLKNGADIIDVGMISGEENLEFIENIPKIRESLRRNGFNPPISFDSLNEQELENALNYVDLLLSVDEGNVDALVTKKPVVLIPTNQKKGYFPENPKERVEFLEKLKEKAISLGYKRIILDPILEHIPHLTRSLSAFQFYRERNSKDVLLAGVGNVVEMIDADSVGINAILAGIAKELNISLLLTTEVSPKCRGGVKELKIALDMMLFNVPKDLGFDLLILKEKKSEKVEYIIDSPVINAREREIKLEGIYFRIFLKDNKIWVIAHKGTDQVLTVVGDKPNAIIDTILENFKISPRHAFYLGRELEKAKTALKLKRTYLQEGELFKELY, encoded by the coding sequence ATGAAAATCCTCTTAGTCACGGGGAAAATTGCAGAGCCTCTAGTGAGACAATATGGAAAAGGATGTGATGTCTTTGTTTGTCCGGTTAGTGTCGCAGCTTTTCTAACTCCAAGAATGATAATCAATTACTTAAAACAGGCCAAAATAAAGAACTACGACCTAATTATGGTTCCAGGATTAATTAAAGGCTCTACTCAGGAAATTGAAGAGGCCTTGGGAATCCCAACTTTCAAAGGGCCCAAATATGCATATGACATCCCTCAAACACTCAAGGCTCTTAGAAATGGTTTTAAACTAAGCAAAGAGACTCCTGCTGATGAACTATTTCAAATTGATGCACTAAAAAGAGTGGAAGACATAAAAAATAAAACAAAAAATAAAAATTACATCGAAAAAGCTCTTAAGAAGCCATACAATTTTTTGGTAGGGAATTTACCCGTTGGATTAGACTTTCCTCAGAGGATTGTCGCAGAAATCGTGGATGCACCCAAACTTGATCTAAACAAAATCGTGGAAAAGGCTATATATTACCTAAAGAATGGTGCCGACATCATAGATGTAGGGATGATAAGCGGAGAAGAAAATCTTGAATTTATTGAAAACATCCCCAAAATCAGAGAAAGCTTAAGGAGAAATGGTTTTAACCCTCCTATAAGTTTCGATTCCCTAAATGAACAAGAACTTGAGAACGCGTTGAACTATGTAGATCTCCTTTTAAGTGTGGACGAAGGCAATGTTGACGCTCTTGTTACAAAAAAACCAGTTGTCTTAATTCCAACTAATCAGAAAAAAGGATATTTCCCAGAAAATCCAAAAGAAAGAGTCGAATTTTTAGAGAAACTCAAAGAAAAAGCAATTAGCCTTGGTTATAAGAGAATTATCTTGGATCCAATTCTTGAACACATCCCTCATCTAACACGGTCTTTAAGTGCTTTTCAATTTTATCGTGAGAGAAATTCAAAGGACGTTCTATTGGCTGGTGTTGGTAACGTCGTAGAAATGATTGATGCGGATAGTGTTGGTATAAACGCTATTTTGGCCGGAATCGCAAAAGAACTTAACATCTCTTTGCTCTTAACCACCGAAGTTAGTCCAAAATGCAGAGGGGGTGTTAAAGAACTCAAAATAGCCCTGGATATGATGTTATTCAACGTGCCCAAAGACCTAGGTTTTGATCTTCTCATCCTTAAAGAGAAGAAAAGTGAAAAAGTGGAGTATATCATAGATTCACCCGTTATAAATGCTAGAGAAAGAGAGATTAAGTTAGAAGGCATTTACTTCCGGATATTCCTCAAAGATAACAAAATCTGGGTCATAGCACATAAGGGCACTGATCAGGTTTTAACCGTTGTCGGAGACAAACCAAATGCAATAATCGACACAATCCTCGAAAACTTCAAAATCTCTCCAAGACATGCCTTTTATCTAGGTAGGGAACTAGAAAAGGCGAAAACAGCCCTTAAGCTCAAACGAACCTACCTTCAAGAAGGCGAGCTCTTCAAAGAGCTCTACTAA
- a CDS encoding ABC transporter ATP-binding protein has product MIRVEGLSKKFGEKIVLNKISFSVNDGEIYGLLGPNGSGKSTTMKILVGILKPTAGKVDINGIDPSTDPIRVKEISGYVPETPVLYESLTPTEFFNFIASIRGVSENLLEERVNYLVEAFGIEEYLDQFIGTLSFGTQQKISLISALLHDPQVLILDEAMNGLDPKSARILRELLLEFKREGKSILFSTHILPLAEMICDRIGLIYGGGIIAEGTIEELKERVQEENLEDIFLKLTESKEEIYNIVQALKGAL; this is encoded by the coding sequence ATGATTAGGGTTGAAGGACTCTCTAAAAAGTTTGGGGAGAAGATTGTACTTAATAAAATCAGTTTTAGTGTCAATGATGGTGAGATTTATGGATTATTGGGACCAAATGGAAGTGGAAAGTCCACAACAATGAAAATTCTTGTTGGGATACTAAAGCCAACTGCGGGAAAAGTGGATATTAATGGGATTGACCCCTCAACGGATCCAATAAGAGTTAAAGAAATCTCGGGCTATGTCCCAGAAACACCTGTTCTATATGAGAGCTTAACCCCTACGGAGTTTTTCAACTTCATTGCTAGTATTAGAGGGGTCTCTGAAAATCTCTTGGAAGAAAGGGTCAACTATCTTGTTGAAGCGTTTGGAATTGAAGAATATCTTGACCAGTTTATTGGAACTCTTAGTTTTGGGACCCAACAGAAGATTTCATTAATTTCTGCTTTGCTTCATGATCCTCAGGTGCTTATTCTTGATGAGGCCATGAATGGTCTTGATCCTAAGAGTGCTAGGATCTTAAGAGAGCTCTTACTTGAGTTTAAAAGGGAGGGAAAAAGTATACTCTTTTCTACTCATATTTTGCCTTTAGCAGAGATGATATGTGATAGAATTGGGTTGATATATGGAGGAGGGATTATTGCAGAGGGGACAATAGAGGAGTTGAAGGAGAGGGTCCAGGAGGAGAATCTTGAGGACATATTCCTTAAGCTTACGGAGAGTAAGGAGGAGATTTACAATATAGTTCAGGCTTTAAAAGGAGCGTTATAG
- a CDS encoding Mth938-like domain-containing protein yields the protein MIERVEFGRITVNGVDYTHDIVIYPSGKIEKRKKWISKKKHGTSHKLDPDELKEYLEEDFNVLVVGTGIYGILSLLPESKDLMKGKRVIERPTNEAIKIFNELRKDEKVLGIFHITC from the coding sequence ATGATTGAGAGAGTGGAATTTGGGAGAATAACTGTGAATGGAGTAGACTATACTCATGACATTGTTATCTACCCTTCCGGAAAGATTGAAAAGCGAAAGAAGTGGATATCCAAGAAAAAACATGGTACGAGCCACAAGCTCGACCCTGACGAGTTAAAAGAGTATCTGGAAGAAGATTTTAATGTGCTCGTAGTTGGAACTGGAATTTATGGTATCCTTTCCCTCCTCCCAGAGAGCAAAGACCTTATGAAAGGAAAAAGAGTTATTGAAAGACCCACCAATGAAGCGATAAAAATATTCAACGAGCTCAGAAAAGATGAGAAAGTCCTCGGAATATTCCATATCACCTGTTAG
- a CDS encoding NUDIX hydrolase, whose product MERYILLIKTPKGYNITPLKEEIKKLIKTKHPQLRVEAYRCIGLTVDLVILYKDGIVLIQRRNEPYKGHWALPGGFVEYGEKVEDAAIREAKEETGLDVELIKLIGVYSDPNRDPRGHTVTTAFLAKGKGTLKGGDDAKEAKVFGISELKDLKLAFDHREIINDALRLLGEKND is encoded by the coding sequence ATGGAAAGATATATCCTGCTTATAAAAACTCCAAAGGGGTACAATATTACCCCTCTTAAAGAAGAAATAAAAAAGCTCATTAAGACTAAACACCCTCAGCTTAGGGTAGAAGCATATCGGTGTATAGGTTTAACCGTGGATCTAGTGATCCTCTATAAAGACGGTATAGTCCTGATACAGCGTCGTAATGAGCCTTACAAAGGCCATTGGGCCCTACCAGGTGGATTTGTAGAATACGGTGAGAAGGTAGAAGACGCAGCAATAAGAGAGGCAAAAGAAGAAACGGGCCTTGATGTAGAACTTATAAAGCTTATTGGAGTTTACAGTGATCCTAATAGAGACCCAAGAGGTCATACCGTCACAACAGCTTTTTTAGCCAAAGGCAAAGGCACATTAAAGGGTGGTGATGATGCTAAAGAGGCCAAAGTTTTTGGAATTAGTGAATTAAAAGACCTTAAACTTGCTTTTGACCATAGAGAAATCATAAACGATGCCTTAAGGTTATTAGGTGAGAAAAATGATTGA
- a CDS encoding PfkB family carbohydrate kinase produces the protein MRCLVIGHITHDIILKGSERIERVGGGAYYSSLALSKFCEVVVLTKLGENFPISWLNELEEHGISVIIIPSKNSTTYELKYINENRRTLRLLSKAEPFSLEEIPEGKFDMILLNPVANEIPPEIVHKFKEKWLAVDIQGFIREVKNESIILKDIDGSFLSKVKILHADVNEFKHLNNIDPKKVDVLLISNGPESGTAYHEGQRYLYKPIKKDVKESTGAGDVFLAAFSYFYKTLPFIPALKSANAFTAMFLEKRNFDFSLNEVSEKAKFVEVEKVDSEK, from the coding sequence ATGAGGTGCTTAGTAATTGGACATATAACGCACGACATAATATTAAAAGGAAGCGAGAGGATCGAGAGAGTTGGTGGTGGTGCTTATTACTCATCTTTAGCACTCTCAAAGTTCTGTGAGGTAGTGGTTCTAACCAAACTTGGGGAGAACTTTCCAATCTCATGGCTAAATGAACTTGAAGAACATGGAATTTCTGTTATAATCATCCCCTCAAAAAACAGTACGACATATGAGTTAAAATACATCAATGAAAACAGGAGAACCCTTAGACTTCTATCAAAAGCAGAACCATTTTCTTTGGAAGAAATTCCAGAGGGGAAATTTGACATGATCTTACTGAATCCAGTGGCAAATGAAATTCCGCCTGAGATAGTGCACAAGTTTAAAGAGAAATGGCTAGCCGTAGATATCCAAGGGTTCATTAGAGAAGTAAAAAACGAGAGTATAATATTAAAAGATATTGATGGAAGTTTCCTAAGCAAAGTAAAGATCCTTCATGCGGATGTTAATGAATTCAAGCATTTAAATAATATAGATCCAAAAAAAGTGGATGTCTTGTTAATATCTAACGGCCCTGAAAGTGGGACCGCATATCACGAAGGACAAAGGTATCTATATAAACCTATAAAAAAAGACGTTAAAGAATCTACTGGGGCAGGAGATGTATTTTTAGCGGCCTTCTCTTACTTTTACAAGACACTACCCTTTATTCCAGCTCTGAAGAGCGCCAACGCATTCACAGCAATGTTCTTAGAAAAAAGAAATTTTGATTTTTCACTTAATGAGGTTTCAGAAAAGGCTAAATTTGTAGAAGTTGAGAAAGTAGACAGCGAGAAATAA
- the dapA gene encoding 4-hydroxy-tetrahydrodipicolinate synthase has translation MPMFEGIFVPHVTPFDDREEINEEILRELVHYFADAKLNGLVTLGSNGEFPYLSFEEKLRVLKIVREESLLPVIAGVAENSTRETIQLAKEAWDIGVDAVLIAPPYYFKPNKRELLAHYSRIAYEVDIPILLYNVPKFTAVNIDLDTIEELVEEHSNIVGIKESSGSIGRIAELIRRVGDKINILAGTADVMYPSWLLGAHGAVVAVANVAPRLCVELYNAFLEKKYERARKLQLMVNYLNEVVVKRYNQISAIKEAMRMCGLEVGYPRMPALPLDEEALEDIEQVLLDIGLI, from the coding sequence ATGCCTATGTTTGAGGGTATTTTTGTTCCTCATGTAACACCCTTTGATGATAGAGAAGAGATAAATGAGGAGATACTGAGAGAACTTGTTCATTATTTTGCTGACGCAAAGCTTAATGGACTGGTAACCTTGGGAAGCAATGGTGAATTTCCCTATCTTAGCTTTGAAGAGAAATTAAGGGTTTTGAAGATTGTCAGAGAGGAGTCTCTTCTTCCTGTTATAGCTGGGGTTGCTGAGAATTCAACTAGAGAGACTATTCAGCTTGCAAAAGAAGCTTGGGATATTGGTGTTGATGCAGTTCTCATTGCCCCACCATATTACTTTAAGCCCAATAAACGCGAACTTTTGGCTCATTATTCAAGGATAGCTTATGAGGTAGATATTCCTATTTTACTTTATAATGTTCCAAAGTTCACTGCAGTTAATATTGATCTTGATACAATTGAAGAACTTGTGGAGGAGCATTCAAATATTGTGGGAATAAAAGAGTCCAGTGGATCAATAGGTAGAATAGCCGAACTTATAAGAAGAGTGGGAGACAAAATAAACATTTTGGCTGGAACGGCAGATGTAATGTATCCTTCATGGCTTTTGGGAGCACATGGGGCTGTTGTTGCGGTAGCCAATGTCGCTCCAAGACTTTGTGTGGAACTGTATAACGCATTTCTTGAGAAAAAGTATGAAAGAGCTAGGAAACTGCAACTCATGGTAAACTACCTTAATGAGGTTGTTGTTAAGAGATATAATCAGATAAGTGCTATAAAAGAAGCTATGAGAATGTGTGGGCTTGAAGTAGGTTATCCCAGAATGCCTGCTCTTCCCTTGGATGAGGAAGCTTTAGAGGATATAGAGCAAGTTCTGTTGGATATCGGTCTCATTTAG
- a CDS encoding HypC/HybG/HupF family hydrogenase formation chaperone → MCLAIPAKVIEIKDNVAIVDFGGVKREARIDFVKDVKVGDYVIVHTGFAIEKLDEKTALESLKAWEEVMKAMEE, encoded by the coding sequence ATGTGTTTGGCAATACCTGCTAAGGTTATTGAAATTAAGGATAACGTTGCTATAGTAGATTTTGGAGGAGTTAAACGAGAAGCGAGAATAGACTTCGTAAAAGATGTCAAAGTGGGGGATTATGTTATAGTCCACACTGGGTTTGCTATTGAAAAGCTTGATGAGAAGACTGCTCTTGAGAGTCTTAAAGCTTGGGAAGAGGTTATGAAGGCCATGGAGGAATGA
- the hypD gene encoding hydrogenase formation protein HypD, whose translation MELSIFQDRELAQKILRAIKKEAEKIGREVKLMHVCGTHEDTVTRNGIRSLLPENVKIMSGPGCPVCITPAEDIATMMEIVRKAKEEGEDVILTTFGDMYKIPTAIGSFADLKSEGFDVRVVYSIYDSYKIALKESNRLVVHFSPGFETTTAPAAGILKEVIEREIENFKIYSVHRLTPPAVEALIKQGTVFDGLVDPGHVSTIIGVKGWEYITKEYGVPQVVAGFEPVDFLMGVFMLLRTIRKGEAKIENQYTRVVKYEGNVEAQKTIEAIFEVVDAKWRALGVIPNSGLELKGEYKDYEIRTLFKIKPPELPDLEKGCICGAILRGLALPTQCPLFGKTCTPRNPVGPCMVSYEGTCQIFYKYGALF comes from the coding sequence ATGGAGCTTTCAATCTTCCAAGATAGGGAATTAGCTCAAAAAATATTGAGAGCTATAAAGAAAGAGGCTGAAAAAATAGGAAGAGAAGTAAAACTTATGCATGTCTGTGGGACTCATGAGGATACAGTTACTAGAAATGGAATAAGGTCCCTTCTCCCCGAGAACGTTAAAATAATGAGTGGTCCGGGGTGTCCAGTTTGTATTACACCTGCAGAAGATATAGCGACAATGATGGAGATAGTTCGGAAGGCAAAGGAGGAGGGTGAGGACGTTATCCTGACGACTTTTGGTGACATGTATAAGATCCCGACTGCAATCGGTAGCTTTGCAGATTTAAAAAGTGAAGGTTTTGATGTTAGGGTTGTTTATTCAATATATGATTCTTATAAGATCGCTCTTAAAGAGAGTAATAGACTTGTTGTTCACTTCTCTCCAGGTTTTGAAACCACAACAGCTCCAGCGGCAGGAATATTAAAAGAGGTTATTGAGAGGGAAATCGAGAATTTTAAAATATATTCTGTTCACCGACTAACTCCCCCTGCAGTGGAGGCACTAATAAAGCAGGGAACAGTCTTTGATGGATTGGTAGATCCTGGACATGTGTCCACTATCATAGGGGTTAAGGGATGGGAATACATAACAAAGGAATATGGTGTTCCTCAAGTTGTGGCAGGTTTTGAACCGGTTGATTTCCTTATGGGTGTGTTCATGCTCCTAAGGACTATACGGAAAGGGGAAGCTAAGATAGAAAATCAGTATACAAGGGTCGTTAAATATGAGGGAAATGTGGAAGCTCAGAAGACTATAGAAGCTATTTTTGAGGTTGTAGATGCAAAATGGAGGGCCCTAGGGGTAATACCTAATAGTGGTCTGGAGCTCAAAGGGGAATACAAAGACTATGAAATAAGAACCCTCTTTAAGATTAAGCCTCCAGAACTTCCAGATTTAGAAAAAGGCTGTATATGCGGAGCAATACTAAGGGGTCTAGCCTTACCTACTCAGTGTCCTCTATTTGGAAAAACATGCACTCCAAGGAATCCGGTTGGTCCATGCATGGTATCTTATGAGGGCACATGTCAGATATTTTACAAATATGGTGCACTCTTTTAA
- a CDS encoding DUF835 domain-containing protein has translation MGIVEILLSEEFNEGITLLINIITIALALKFRKPFKERYMGAGKFYDALLIATVVWFIAECLYAPAYFSDYFTEEFIEKSKWIADNIWIIFQLLFLYAFASLFEALVSRYTIEVIKERSLKDSDNPDVGLTSGSYIVTPGKEKEIFLSILQERPGFIISRTSPDKVKTFFGVKKTPIMWLTKVECEQCIRPTNLEYLGHLIVDFLKKDNIPKAVLIEGLEYLALENSFERMFKFLSSIKDYAVLTNSIVLLVISPEAWNKNQWAILRKEFPVIE, from the coding sequence ATGGGGATTGTTGAAATCCTCCTAAGTGAAGAGTTTAATGAAGGGATCACTCTCCTAATCAATATAATAACAATAGCTCTAGCTCTCAAGTTCAGGAAACCATTTAAGGAGCGATATATGGGTGCAGGAAAGTTTTATGATGCTTTGCTCATTGCCACAGTGGTATGGTTTATCGCAGAGTGCCTCTATGCTCCAGCATATTTTTCAGATTACTTCACCGAAGAATTTATAGAAAAGTCTAAATGGATTGCAGATAATATATGGATAATATTCCAACTGCTGTTTCTTTATGCATTTGCATCACTTTTTGAGGCACTTGTGAGTAGGTATACAATAGAAGTCATCAAAGAGAGATCTCTAAAAGACTCGGACAACCCGGATGTTGGGTTAACTTCAGGCTCTTATATTGTAACTCCCGGAAAGGAGAAAGAGATTTTCTTAAGTATTTTACAAGAGCGTCCTGGGTTTATTATCTCCCGAACTTCGCCTGACAAAGTGAAAACATTTTTTGGAGTTAAGAAAACCCCCATAATGTGGCTCACAAAAGTAGAATGTGAACAGTGCATACGCCCCACAAACCTTGAGTACCTAGGGCATTTGATAGTGGACTTTCTCAAAAAAGACAATATTCCTAAAGCAGTGTTGATAGAGGGATTGGAGTACCTTGCTCTTGAAAACAGCTTTGAGAGGATGTTTAAGTTTCTTTCCAGCATTAAAGATTATGCTGTTTTAACGAATTCAATAGTCCTCCTAGTAATTTCTCCAGAGGCATGGAATAAAAACCAATGGGCAATATTAAGGAAGGAGTTCCCAGTAATAGAATAA
- a CDS encoding pyridoxal phosphate-dependent aminotransferase translates to MIKASKRAMAIEYAIRDVVLPARELEKQGVKIIKLNIGDPVKFDFQPPEHMKKAYCEAIMEGHNYYGDSEGDKDLRAAIVEREKKKNGVDITPEDVQVTAAVTEALQFIFGALIDGGEEILIPGPSYPPYVALVHFYGGAPVAYKTIEEEGWQPDIDDMRKKISDKTRAIAVINPNNPTGALYEKKTLQEIIDLAGEYDIPIISDEIYDLMTYEGKHVSPASLTKDVPVIIMNGLSKVYFATGWRLGYMCFVDPENKLAEVREAIGKLARIRLCPNTPAQKAAIAGLTGPMDYLEEYMAKLKERRDYIYKRLNEIPGISTQKPEGAFYIFPKIEDGPWKNDKEFVLDVLHNAHVLFVHGSGFGEGGEMHFRSIFLAPVPILEEAMDNLERFMKERLG, encoded by the coding sequence ATGATAAAGGCATCTAAAAGGGCTATGGCTATTGAGTATGCTATTAGAGACGTCGTTCTCCCAGCAAGAGAACTTGAAAAACAAGGTGTTAAAATTATCAAACTGAATATAGGAGATCCAGTAAAGTTTGATTTTCAACCACCAGAGCACATGAAAAAAGCCTATTGTGAGGCCATAATGGAAGGTCACAACTATTATGGAGACAGTGAGGGAGATAAAGACCTTAGAGCAGCCATAGTAGAAAGGGAAAAGAAAAAGAATGGAGTTGATATAACACCAGAGGACGTTCAGGTTACGGCAGCTGTTACCGAAGCTTTGCAATTTATCTTCGGGGCGTTGATAGATGGAGGGGAAGAGATACTTATCCCCGGTCCAAGTTATCCACCTTACGTGGCTTTGGTCCACTTTTATGGTGGGGCCCCAGTAGCCTATAAGACGATTGAGGAAGAGGGTTGGCAGCCGGATATTGATGATATGAGGAAAAAAATAAGCGACAAGACAAGGGCCATAGCAGTCATAAATCCAAACAACCCAACTGGTGCATTATATGAAAAGAAAACTCTTCAGGAGATAATTGATCTCGCTGGAGAATATGACATACCAATAATAAGCGATGAGATCTACGATCTTATGACATACGAAGGAAAGCACGTTTCTCCAGCTTCTCTAACTAAAGATGTGCCTGTGATAATAATGAATGGCCTTTCAAAGGTTTATTTCGCAACAGGTTGGCGTTTAGGATACATGTGTTTCGTTGATCCAGAGAACAAGCTGGCTGAAGTAAGGGAGGCCATTGGAAAGCTGGCGAGAATTAGACTTTGTCCAAACACTCCTGCTCAAAAGGCAGCCATAGCTGGCCTTACAGGCCCAATGGATTATTTAGAGGAATACATGGCAAAGCTTAAAGAGAGAAGAGATTACATTTACAAGCGCCTAAATGAAATACCCGGAATAAGCACTCAAAAACCAGAGGGAGCTTTCTACATCTTCCCCAAGATTGAGGATGGCCCATGGAAGAATGACAAGGAATTCGTCCTTGATGTTCTCCATAATGCTCACGTGCTATTTGTCCACGGCTCTGGATTTGGGGAAGGTGGAGAAATGCACTTCCGTTCAATATTCTTAGCCCCAGTCCCAATTCTTGAGGAGGCCATGGATAACCTAGAGAGGTTTATGAAGGAGAGGCTTGGGTGA
- a CDS encoding ATPase: protein MDRTNGRRLVYDEFWKEFTNLLGKEILVVDEFHRLPEKFLDLLHAHPSRTEEDLIPVTSTLWLSMKLLSMKESPLLGIVFPVKIDLIDEREILVEMSKELEGKELIETSVYLREPMLLPLYRPPMREFLSDYLRSSGPIIEDLIGETFTEEEIFFSEVYQAVFHSIADGKSKSGEIATYLLSKGLLESVSSIQKYLKVLSSMGLIRKKPIFGKKRRFRYSIASPLLDLHFYLGAKYAYTELETPVEFIRKAIDEKLPKHVESFVEDLLAKVYGLRPVRVEMPELELDIALQGFKRLELVGEVKWKERVKREEIRKIEEKLSRFDCRRVLVVPNEEVLEREPEGIEVLTPRSLLELARESMEKELP, encoded by the coding sequence ATGGACAGAACTAATGGGAGAAGGCTGGTCTATGATGAATTCTGGAAGGAATTCACAAACCTCCTTGGAAAAGAAATTCTTGTCGTTGATGAATTCCACCGTCTCCCAGAGAAATTTCTTGATCTCCTTCATGCTCATCCAAGCAGGACTGAAGAGGACCTAATCCCGGTAACCTCCACCCTTTGGCTCTCGATGAAACTCCTCTCAATGAAAGAAAGTCCCCTCCTGGGAATAGTATTTCCTGTAAAAATCGACCTCATAGACGAGCGAGAAATCCTGGTTGAGATGTCAAAAGAGCTTGAGGGGAAAGAGCTGATTGAAACCTCGGTTTACCTTCGCGAGCCGATGCTCCTCCCACTCTACAGACCGCCAATGAGGGAGTTTTTATCCGATTACCTCCGCTCTTCAGGACCAATAATCGAAGACCTTATCGGCGAAACCTTCACTGAGGAAGAGATTTTCTTCTCGGAGGTCTATCAAGCAGTGTTCCACTCAATAGCAGATGGAAAATCAAAAAGCGGAGAGATTGCGACCTATCTACTCTCCAAAGGACTTCTGGAATCGGTTTCAAGCATTCAGAAGTATCTAAAGGTGCTTTCGTCCATGGGATTAATACGGAAAAAACCCATCTTTGGAAAGAAGAGGCGTTTCCGCTACTCAATAGCTTCTCCCCTTCTCGACCTCCACTTCTACCTTGGGGCAAAGTACGCCTACACCGAGCTTGAAACGCCAGTGGAGTTTATAAGAAAGGCCATTGATGAAAAGCTTCCAAAGCACGTGGAGAGCTTCGTCGAAGACTTGCTCGCCAAGGTCTATGGACTTAGACCAGTGAGGGTTGAGATGCCGGAGCTCGAGCTGGACATAGCCCTTCAGGGATTCAAGAGGCTTGAGCTTGTCGGAGAGGTCAAGTGGAAGGAGAGGGTAAAGCGCGAGGAGATAAGGAAGATTGAAGAGAAGCTGTCAAGATTCGACTGCCGAAGGGTTTTGGTGGTTCCGAATGAAGAAGTTCTCGAAAGGGAACCCGAGGGGATTGAAGTTCTGACTCCAAGGAGTCTTCTTGAGTTAGCAAGAGAGAGCATGGAGAAGGAGCTCCCGTAA
- a CDS encoding MoaD/ThiS family protein yields MIKVKVIGRKIEREIEYQTGMRVKDVLKTVGFNTESAIAKVNGKVALEDDPVKDEDYVEVIPVVSGG; encoded by the coding sequence ATGATTAAGGTCAAGGTTATTGGAAGAAAAATCGAGAGAGAGATAGAGTACCAGACAGGCATGAGAGTTAAAGACGTGCTCAAGACAGTTGGATTCAATACAGAAAGTGCGATAGCAAAGGTAAATGGGAAAGTAGCTTTAGAAGATGATCCCGTTAAAGACGAGGACTATGTTGAAGTCATTCCAGTCGTTTCTGGAGGATGA
- a CDS encoding Lrp/AsnC family transcriptional regulator: MVDELDRKIISILQKDARLSYREIAKKLGIAVGTVYNRLKKLEEEKVILGFSPKLDYSKLGYDLTTIIGVRAQGKRIIEIEREIAKDPHVACVYDVTGEYDIIVIAKFRGREDMNKFVKKLLRIDGVEKTYTHVAMEVVKEDLTLEV, translated from the coding sequence ATGGTGGATGAGCTTGATAGAAAGATAATTTCAATCCTTCAAAAAGATGCTAGACTTTCTTATAGAGAGATAGCCAAGAAATTGGGAATTGCTGTTGGGACAGTTTATAACAGGCTTAAAAAGCTGGAAGAGGAAAAAGTGATCTTGGGCTTTAGTCCAAAGCTTGATTACAGTAAGTTGGGTTATGATCTGACAACGATCATTGGAGTTAGGGCTCAAGGAAAGAGAATCATTGAGATTGAGCGGGAAATAGCCAAAGATCCCCATGTGGCATGTGTATATGACGTAACTGGAGAGTATGACATAATTGTGATTGCAAAGTTTAGAGGGAGAGAGGACATGAATAAATTTGTGAAGAAACTTCTCAGGATAGATGGGGTAGAAAAAACTTACACTCATGTTGCTATGGAAGTGGTGAAGGAAGACCTAACATTAGAGGTTTAA